CAATTATTTTATTTCCTTTAATTTTTTTGAATGATCTTTTAAGAAATTCAATTTGGCTCTTCTGACTTTAAACTTTTTCACTATTTCTATTTTTGAAATCGTCGGTGAATACAAAGGATAAATTTTTTCCACGCCGATATTGTCAGCCGCTTTTCTGCTAACGGTAAAAGTGGCGCCTGCTGTATTTCCACCATGGCGAGAAATGACCATGCCTTCAAAAATTTGGATTCTTTCTTTCATATTTCCTTTCGCATCCGGTTCTT
The nucleotide sequence above comes from Patescibacteria group bacterium. Encoded proteins:
- a CDS encoding 50S ribosomal protein L19, with translation MEDIKKEKKETNVTDIKPGMMIKIFQKIKEPDAKGNMKERIQIFEGMVISRHGGNTAGATFTVSRKAADNIGVEKIYPLYSPTISKIEIVKKFKVRRAKLNFLKDHSKKLKEIK